The Pseudomonas multiresinivorans DNA window AGCACCTGGCTCAGGCGCACCGGCATGGCATCCATCAGATGAGTGCGGCCGGTCTTCACGTACGGGTGCACGGACTTGGCCTTCTTCTCCAGGGTCGCGTGCAGGTGATCCAGGGCCGGCAACAGGTGCTGGTGAATCTCTACCGCCGCACTGATGTGGATGGTCGAAGGGATGATGTCGTTGCTGCTCTGCCCGCAATTGACCTGGTCATTGGCGTTGACCGGCTTGCCCAGGCGGCGGCCGGCGAGGGTCGAAACCACCTCGTTGGCGTTCATGTTCGAGCTGGTACCCGAGCCGGTCTGGAACACATCCACCGGGAAGTGTTGCTGCAGGTCGCCCGCCAACAACTCCTCACAGGCAGCGACGATGGCGGCGCCGGTTTCCGCGTCCAGCTGTTCCAGGCTGACATTGGCGCGTGCCGCGGCGGCCTTGGCCAGCAGCAGCGCGCGGATGAACGGACGCGGCATGCGCTGGCCGCTCACCGGGAAGTTGTTCACCGCCCGCTGCGTCTGGGCACCGTAGAGCGCCGCTACCGGCACCTCCAGTTCGCCCATGCTGTCGCGTTCGATACGGCTGTCAGTCATTCTCGATTCCTTCTTGCAGTCTCAGGGAAGGCGCCATCTCCTGCTGCGCCATCCGCTGGCCGAGCAGGCACAGGCGTTGGCGCTGGGCGGTAGAGGTCGCCAGGCGTTGCAGTTCGCGTAGAGGGAGATAGGCGTGATCCAGGCAGAGCACCCGCCAGTGCCAGGGCAATGCGATGTCGCGACTGCTGTCGAGCAGCAACTGGAAGCACTTCTCGAACAGGCGCCAAGCCGGCACCGGCTCCCAGGCCGCCAGGTAACGCGCTTCGCACAGGTACTGCTCGACCAGACGCGGCTCATCCGGCTCCAGGGCGCAGCGGATGCGCGTCCCCAGGCGGTACCAGCGATCGGTGATCGAGCTGTCGATCTGAGCAAACATGGCAATCTCTCAATCGGTAATGAGATTGATTATTGTTTGCATGGATCAAAAAAACAAGCCGCCCGAACGCGATGCGCTGGACGGCCTGTCTGGAGAAGGGCTTCGAGAAGGGCTGAAAGCCGCGGCCCGAGTGGCCGCGGCGGATGGATCAGCTACCGGCGACCATCATCTTTTCGATGAGTACGGAACCTGTGTGCAGGTTGCCGCGGTACTCCACATCGTTGCCGATGGCGACGATGCTGCGGAACAGGTCGCGCAGGTTGGCGGCGATGGTGACTTCCTGCACCGGGAACTGGATTTCGCCGTTTTCCACCCAGTAGCCGCCGGCGCCGCGGGAGTAATCGCCGGTTACCAGGTTGACGCCCTGCCCCATCAGTTCGGTGACCAGCAGGCCACGGCCCATGCGGCGAATCAGAGCGGCCTGGTCCTCGTCGCCATGGGTGACGAAGAGGTTGTGTACGCCGCCGGAGTTGGCCGTGCTGGGCATTCCCAGCTTGCGCCCGGAGTAGGTGCCCAGCACATAGGAGACCAGCTCGCCGCCTTCGACGAAGGGTTTGGCATAGGTCGCCAGGCCGTCGTTGTCGAACGAGGCACTGCCCAGCGCGCCACGCAGCAGCGGGCGTTCGTCGAGGGTCAGCCATTCCGGGAACAGTCGCTGACCGAGCGCGCCTTCGAGGAAGGACGACTTGCGGTACAGACTTCCGCCGGAGATGGCACCGAGGAAGTGGCCGAACAGGCCGACCGCGACTTCCGGGG harbors:
- a CDS encoding FagA protein, with protein sequence MFAQIDSSITDRWYRLGTRIRCALEPDEPRLVEQYLCEARYLAAWEPVPAWRLFEKCFQLLLDSSRDIALPWHWRVLCLDHAYLPLRELQRLATSTAQRQRLCLLGQRMAQQEMAPSLRLQEGIEND